A window of the Hemitrygon akajei chromosome 22, sHemAka1.3, whole genome shotgun sequence genome harbors these coding sequences:
- the LOC140714821 gene encoding BUB3-interacting and GLEBS motif-containing protein ZNF207-like isoform X4: protein MGRKKKKQMKPWCWYCNRDFDDEKILIQHQKAKHFKCHICHKKLYTGPGLAIHCMQVHKETIDAVPNAIPGRTDIELEIYGMEGIPEKDMEERRRLLEQKTQAESQKKKQKDDDSDDFDEEDSEAGTSYQQQGAQQPQNFISNMNQSTIHNAPGAPGIPPGVPPVVPGVPPMMPGMPPVMPGMPPGMMPMGGMMPPGPGMPPMMPGMHPGMPPPVPRPGGPTMTQSQPVVAPGVPSRAPLPGPGPQPPIAKPLFPSAGQSQPSVSGPVGTDFKPLSSTPVTTAEPPKPTFPAYTQSTTTATSTSNSTTAKPAIPVTSKPATLTTTSATSKLIHPDEDISLEERRAQFPKYQRNIPRQGQAAMGPPPVGPMAGMMPPQQGMPPQQTAMRPPMPPPGQFGGPPQGMPGYLPGGMPPYGQGPPMVPPYQGGPPRPPMGMRPPVMSQGGRY, encoded by the exons ATGGGCCGTAAGAAGAAGAAGCAGATGAAGCCGTGGTGCTG GTACTGCAACAGGGACTTTGATGATGAGAAGATTCTTATTCAGCACCAGAAAGCAAAACATTTCAAatgtcatatttgccacaaaAAGTTGTATACAGGTCCTGGACTTGCAATTCACTGTATGCAG GTTCACAAGGAAACAATAGATGCAGTCCCAAATGCAATCCCAGGAAGAACAGACATAGAGCTGGAAATATATGGAATGGAGGGCATTCcagaaaaggatatggaggagaGGAGACGCCTCCTTGAACAGAAGACGCAAG CTGAAAGTCAGAAGAAGAAGCAGAAAGATGATGATTCTGACGATTTTGATGAGGAAGACTCAGAAGCCGGGACTTCATACCAGCAACAAGGAGCACAGCAACCGCAGAACTTCATTTCAAATATGAACCAGTCCACCATACACaatgcaccgggagcaccaggaATTCCTCCAG GAGTGCCACCGGTGGTACCAGGTGTTCCTCCCATGATGCCAGGGATGCCCCCAGTGATGCCAGGAATGCCTCCAGG AATGATGCCtatgggtggaatgatgccaccaGGACCAGGAATGCCACCCATGATGCCAGGCATGCACCCTG GTATGCCACCGCCTGTTCCACGTCCAGGAGGTCCGACCATGACCCAGTCACAACCTGTAGTTGCACCTGGTGTACCCAGTAGAGCACCACTACCAGGACCTGGTCCACAGCCCCCCATTGCAAAGCCTCTCTTCCCAAGTGCTGGGCAA AGCCAGCCGTCTGTCTCTGGACCTGTGGGTACGGATTTTAAACCTTTGAGCAGCACACCTGTTACTACTGCAGAGCCTCCAAAGCCCACATTCCCAGCCTACACTCAGTCTACAACTACTGCAACGAGCACATCAAATAGCACCACAGCCAAGCCAGCCATCCCTGTTACTAGTAAGCCTGCTACTCTAACCACAACTAGTGCAACTAGTAAGTTGATCCATCCAGATGAGGATATATCATTG GAGGAAAGGAGAGCCCAGTTTCCAAAGTACCAGCGTAACATCCCACGGCAAGGCCAGGCAGCAATGGGGCCACCACCTGTCGGGCCAATGGCTGGCATGATGCCACCACAACAAGGAATGCCACCTCAGCAAACAGCAATGCGACCTCCCATGCCACCTCCAG GTCAGTTTGGTGGCCCTCCCCAGGGAATGCCAGGATACCTCCCTGGTGGCATGCCTCCATATGGACAGGGACCTCCTATGGTGCCTCCTTACCAGGGTGGACCCCCTCGGCCGCCAATGGGAATGAGGCCCCCAGTAATGTCGCAGGGGGGGCGTTACTGA
- the LOC140714821 gene encoding BUB3-interacting and GLEBS motif-containing protein ZNF207-like isoform X1, with amino-acid sequence MGRKKKKQMKPWCWYCNRDFDDEKILIQHQKAKHFKCHICHKKLYTGPGLAIHCMQVHKETIDAVPNAIPGRTDIELEIYGMEGIPEKDMEERRRLLEQKTQAESQKKKQKDDDSDDFDEEDSEAGTSYQQQGAQQPQNFISNMNQSTIHNAPGAPGIPPGVPPVVPGVPPMMPGMPPVMPGMPPGMMPMGGMMPPGPGMPPMMPGMHPGGYLKMAGGNLGMPPPVPRPGGPTMTQSQPVVAPGVPSRAPLPGPGPQPPIAKPLFPSAGQMGTRVSSTTTASTTASSNSANLSTSSKPLFPSAAQSQPSVSGPVGTDFKPLSSTPVTTAEPPKPTFPAYTQSTTTATSTSNSTTAKPAIPVTSKPATLTTTSATSKLIHPDEDISLEERRAQFPKYQRNIPRQGQAAMGPPPVGPMAGMMPPQQGMPPQQTAMRPPMPPPGQFGGPPQGMPGYLPGGMPPYGQGPPMVPPYQGGPPRPPMGMRPPVMSQGGRY; translated from the exons ATGGGCCGTAAGAAGAAGAAGCAGATGAAGCCGTGGTGCTG GTACTGCAACAGGGACTTTGATGATGAGAAGATTCTTATTCAGCACCAGAAAGCAAAACATTTCAAatgtcatatttgccacaaaAAGTTGTATACAGGTCCTGGACTTGCAATTCACTGTATGCAG GTTCACAAGGAAACAATAGATGCAGTCCCAAATGCAATCCCAGGAAGAACAGACATAGAGCTGGAAATATATGGAATGGAGGGCATTCcagaaaaggatatggaggagaGGAGACGCCTCCTTGAACAGAAGACGCAAG CTGAAAGTCAGAAGAAGAAGCAGAAAGATGATGATTCTGACGATTTTGATGAGGAAGACTCAGAAGCCGGGACTTCATACCAGCAACAAGGAGCACAGCAACCGCAGAACTTCATTTCAAATATGAACCAGTCCACCATACACaatgcaccgggagcaccaggaATTCCTCCAG GAGTGCCACCGGTGGTACCAGGTGTTCCTCCCATGATGCCAGGGATGCCCCCAGTGATGCCAGGAATGCCTCCAGG AATGATGCCtatgggtggaatgatgccaccaGGACCAGGAATGCCACCCATGATGCCAGGCATGCACCCTGGTGGGTATTTGAAAATGGCTGGTGGCAACTTAG GTATGCCACCGCCTGTTCCACGTCCAGGAGGTCCGACCATGACCCAGTCACAACCTGTAGTTGCACCTGGTGTACCCAGTAGAGCACCACTACCAGGACCTGGTCCACAGCCCCCCATTGCAAAGCCTCTCTTCCCAAGTGCTGGGCAA ATGGGGACCCGTGTGTCAAGCACAACTACAGCCTCCACTACAGCTTCATCCAATTCAGCCAACCTCTCAACTTCCTCTAAGCCTCTGTTTCCTAGTGCAGCACAA AGCCAGCCGTCTGTCTCTGGACCTGTGGGTACGGATTTTAAACCTTTGAGCAGCACACCTGTTACTACTGCAGAGCCTCCAAAGCCCACATTCCCAGCCTACACTCAGTCTACAACTACTGCAACGAGCACATCAAATAGCACCACAGCCAAGCCAGCCATCCCTGTTACTAGTAAGCCTGCTACTCTAACCACAACTAGTGCAACTAGTAAGTTGATCCATCCAGATGAGGATATATCATTG GAGGAAAGGAGAGCCCAGTTTCCAAAGTACCAGCGTAACATCCCACGGCAAGGCCAGGCAGCAATGGGGCCACCACCTGTCGGGCCAATGGCTGGCATGATGCCACCACAACAAGGAATGCCACCTCAGCAAACAGCAATGCGACCTCCCATGCCACCTCCAG GTCAGTTTGGTGGCCCTCCCCAGGGAATGCCAGGATACCTCCCTGGTGGCATGCCTCCATATGGACAGGGACCTCCTATGGTGCCTCCTTACCAGGGTGGACCCCCTCGGCCGCCAATGGGAATGAGGCCCCCAGTAATGTCGCAGGGGGGGCGTTACTGA
- the LOC140714821 gene encoding BUB3-interacting and GLEBS motif-containing protein ZNF207-like isoform X3: MGRKKKKQMKPWCWYCNRDFDDEKILIQHQKAKHFKCHICHKKLYTGPGLAIHCMQVHKETIDAVPNAIPGRTDIELEIYGMEGIPEKDMEERRRLLEQKTQAESQKKKQKDDDSDDFDEEDSEAGTSYQQQGAQQPQNFISNMNQSTIHNAPGAPGIPPGVPPVVPGVPPMMPGMPPVMPGMPPGMMPMGGMMPPGPGMPPMMPGMHPGGYLKMAGGNLGMPPPVPRPGGPTMTQSQPVVAPGVPSRAPLPGPGPQPPIAKPLFPSAGQSQPSVSGPVGTDFKPLSSTPVTTAEPPKPTFPAYTQSTTTATSTSNSTTAKPAIPVTSKPATLTTTSATSKLIHPDEDISLEERRAQFPKYQRNIPRQGQAAMGPPPVGPMAGMMPPQQGMPPQQTAMRPPMPPPGQFGGPPQGMPGYLPGGMPPYGQGPPMVPPYQGGPPRPPMGMRPPVMSQGGRY; the protein is encoded by the exons ATGGGCCGTAAGAAGAAGAAGCAGATGAAGCCGTGGTGCTG GTACTGCAACAGGGACTTTGATGATGAGAAGATTCTTATTCAGCACCAGAAAGCAAAACATTTCAAatgtcatatttgccacaaaAAGTTGTATACAGGTCCTGGACTTGCAATTCACTGTATGCAG GTTCACAAGGAAACAATAGATGCAGTCCCAAATGCAATCCCAGGAAGAACAGACATAGAGCTGGAAATATATGGAATGGAGGGCATTCcagaaaaggatatggaggagaGGAGACGCCTCCTTGAACAGAAGACGCAAG CTGAAAGTCAGAAGAAGAAGCAGAAAGATGATGATTCTGACGATTTTGATGAGGAAGACTCAGAAGCCGGGACTTCATACCAGCAACAAGGAGCACAGCAACCGCAGAACTTCATTTCAAATATGAACCAGTCCACCATACACaatgcaccgggagcaccaggaATTCCTCCAG GAGTGCCACCGGTGGTACCAGGTGTTCCTCCCATGATGCCAGGGATGCCCCCAGTGATGCCAGGAATGCCTCCAGG AATGATGCCtatgggtggaatgatgccaccaGGACCAGGAATGCCACCCATGATGCCAGGCATGCACCCTGGTGGGTATTTGAAAATGGCTGGTGGCAACTTAG GTATGCCACCGCCTGTTCCACGTCCAGGAGGTCCGACCATGACCCAGTCACAACCTGTAGTTGCACCTGGTGTACCCAGTAGAGCACCACTACCAGGACCTGGTCCACAGCCCCCCATTGCAAAGCCTCTCTTCCCAAGTGCTGGGCAA AGCCAGCCGTCTGTCTCTGGACCTGTGGGTACGGATTTTAAACCTTTGAGCAGCACACCTGTTACTACTGCAGAGCCTCCAAAGCCCACATTCCCAGCCTACACTCAGTCTACAACTACTGCAACGAGCACATCAAATAGCACCACAGCCAAGCCAGCCATCCCTGTTACTAGTAAGCCTGCTACTCTAACCACAACTAGTGCAACTAGTAAGTTGATCCATCCAGATGAGGATATATCATTG GAGGAAAGGAGAGCCCAGTTTCCAAAGTACCAGCGTAACATCCCACGGCAAGGCCAGGCAGCAATGGGGCCACCACCTGTCGGGCCAATGGCTGGCATGATGCCACCACAACAAGGAATGCCACCTCAGCAAACAGCAATGCGACCTCCCATGCCACCTCCAG GTCAGTTTGGTGGCCCTCCCCAGGGAATGCCAGGATACCTCCCTGGTGGCATGCCTCCATATGGACAGGGACCTCCTATGGTGCCTCCTTACCAGGGTGGACCCCCTCGGCCGCCAATGGGAATGAGGCCCCCAGTAATGTCGCAGGGGGGGCGTTACTGA
- the LOC140714821 gene encoding BUB3-interacting and GLEBS motif-containing protein ZNF207-like isoform X2, which produces MGRKKKKQMKPWCWYCNRDFDDEKILIQHQKAKHFKCHICHKKLYTGPGLAIHCMQVHKETIDAVPNAIPGRTDIELEIYGMEGIPEKDMEERRRLLEQKTQAESQKKKQKDDDSDDFDEEDSEAGTSYQQQGAQQPQNFISNMNQSTIHNAPGAPGIPPGVPPVVPGVPPMMPGMPPVMPGMPPGMMPMGGMMPPGPGMPPMMPGMHPGMPPPVPRPGGPTMTQSQPVVAPGVPSRAPLPGPGPQPPIAKPLFPSAGQMGTRVSSTTTASTTASSNSANLSTSSKPLFPSAAQSQPSVSGPVGTDFKPLSSTPVTTAEPPKPTFPAYTQSTTTATSTSNSTTAKPAIPVTSKPATLTTTSATSKLIHPDEDISLEERRAQFPKYQRNIPRQGQAAMGPPPVGPMAGMMPPQQGMPPQQTAMRPPMPPPGQFGGPPQGMPGYLPGGMPPYGQGPPMVPPYQGGPPRPPMGMRPPVMSQGGRY; this is translated from the exons ATGGGCCGTAAGAAGAAGAAGCAGATGAAGCCGTGGTGCTG GTACTGCAACAGGGACTTTGATGATGAGAAGATTCTTATTCAGCACCAGAAAGCAAAACATTTCAAatgtcatatttgccacaaaAAGTTGTATACAGGTCCTGGACTTGCAATTCACTGTATGCAG GTTCACAAGGAAACAATAGATGCAGTCCCAAATGCAATCCCAGGAAGAACAGACATAGAGCTGGAAATATATGGAATGGAGGGCATTCcagaaaaggatatggaggagaGGAGACGCCTCCTTGAACAGAAGACGCAAG CTGAAAGTCAGAAGAAGAAGCAGAAAGATGATGATTCTGACGATTTTGATGAGGAAGACTCAGAAGCCGGGACTTCATACCAGCAACAAGGAGCACAGCAACCGCAGAACTTCATTTCAAATATGAACCAGTCCACCATACACaatgcaccgggagcaccaggaATTCCTCCAG GAGTGCCACCGGTGGTACCAGGTGTTCCTCCCATGATGCCAGGGATGCCCCCAGTGATGCCAGGAATGCCTCCAGG AATGATGCCtatgggtggaatgatgccaccaGGACCAGGAATGCCACCCATGATGCCAGGCATGCACCCTG GTATGCCACCGCCTGTTCCACGTCCAGGAGGTCCGACCATGACCCAGTCACAACCTGTAGTTGCACCTGGTGTACCCAGTAGAGCACCACTACCAGGACCTGGTCCACAGCCCCCCATTGCAAAGCCTCTCTTCCCAAGTGCTGGGCAA ATGGGGACCCGTGTGTCAAGCACAACTACAGCCTCCACTACAGCTTCATCCAATTCAGCCAACCTCTCAACTTCCTCTAAGCCTCTGTTTCCTAGTGCAGCACAA AGCCAGCCGTCTGTCTCTGGACCTGTGGGTACGGATTTTAAACCTTTGAGCAGCACACCTGTTACTACTGCAGAGCCTCCAAAGCCCACATTCCCAGCCTACACTCAGTCTACAACTACTGCAACGAGCACATCAAATAGCACCACAGCCAAGCCAGCCATCCCTGTTACTAGTAAGCCTGCTACTCTAACCACAACTAGTGCAACTAGTAAGTTGATCCATCCAGATGAGGATATATCATTG GAGGAAAGGAGAGCCCAGTTTCCAAAGTACCAGCGTAACATCCCACGGCAAGGCCAGGCAGCAATGGGGCCACCACCTGTCGGGCCAATGGCTGGCATGATGCCACCACAACAAGGAATGCCACCTCAGCAAACAGCAATGCGACCTCCCATGCCACCTCCAG GTCAGTTTGGTGGCCCTCCCCAGGGAATGCCAGGATACCTCCCTGGTGGCATGCCTCCATATGGACAGGGACCTCCTATGGTGCCTCCTTACCAGGGTGGACCCCCTCGGCCGCCAATGGGAATGAGGCCCCCAGTAATGTCGCAGGGGGGGCGTTACTGA